From Permianibacter aggregans, a single genomic window includes:
- a CDS encoding VIT1/CCC1 transporter family protein, giving the protein MSSSPHSPLHREHQPDAIRRRLRKPPSASHLPDAVLGGIDGCVTTFAVVSGTIGAGFDPIVALILGIANLIADGFSMAISNSQAIRAQHEHIQHARQIETMHIETIPEGEREEIREIFRQKGFDGETLERIVSTITEDKNRWLDTMLREEWGLSTNLPVPWRSGVATFLAFVGVGLMPLLPFLWPELDTNTRFAISASLAALMFFSIGWLKGRVLQQRAWRAGLQTLFTGGSAAMLAYIAGHGLRLWLN; this is encoded by the coding sequence ATGTCCTCTTCGCCACACAGTCCGTTGCACCGGGAACACCAGCCAGACGCCATTCGGCGACGCTTGCGAAAGCCGCCCAGTGCCAGTCATTTGCCCGATGCCGTACTCGGCGGTATTGATGGCTGTGTTACGACTTTTGCCGTGGTGTCCGGCACGATTGGCGCCGGGTTTGATCCGATTGTCGCGCTGATTCTCGGCATCGCCAATTTAATCGCCGACGGCTTCAGCATGGCGATCAGCAACTCTCAGGCCATTCGCGCCCAGCACGAACACATCCAGCATGCACGACAAATCGAAACGATGCATATCGAAACGATTCCGGAAGGTGAGCGCGAAGAAATTCGGGAGATTTTCCGCCAGAAAGGTTTTGATGGTGAAACCCTGGAACGCATCGTCAGCACCATTACCGAAGATAAAAATCGCTGGCTCGATACCATGCTGCGCGAAGAATGGGGTTTGTCGACCAACCTGCCCGTTCCCTGGCGTTCCGGAGTTGCGACCTTTCTGGCGTTTGTCGGCGTTGGCCTGATGCCTTTGCTGCCATTTCTATGGCCCGAACTCGACACCAACACACGATTTGCGATCAGCGCATCGCTGGCCGCGCTCATGTTTTTCTCGATCGGTTGGCTGAAAGGCCGAGTACTGCAACAGCGAGCCTGGCGCGCCGGATTGCAAACGCTATTTACTGGCGGCAGCGCGGCGATGCTCGCTTACATCGCCGGGCATGGTTTACGCCTTTGGTTGAACTGA
- a CDS encoding low molecular weight protein tyrosine phosphatase family protein, producing MKLLFVCTENRLRSPTAEVVFAQMPGIEALSCGTNRDAETPLTGDLVQWADVILVMEKFHRQKVAQRFPKLLKDKRLVCLDIPDHYDYLQPELIALLQRRVAKVLNLN from the coding sequence ATGAAACTTCTGTTTGTCTGCACCGAGAATCGCTTGCGTAGCCCGACTGCAGAGGTAGTGTTTGCCCAAATGCCGGGAATCGAAGCATTGAGCTGCGGCACCAATCGCGACGCCGAAACACCATTGACTGGTGACCTGGTGCAATGGGCCGACGTGATCCTGGTCATGGAAAAATTTCATCGGCAAAAAGTCGCGCAGCGATTTCCGAAATTGCTGAAAGACAAACGACTCGTTTGCCTTGATATTCCGGATCACTACGATTACCTGCAACCGGAACTGATTGCGCTACTGCAGCGGCGAGTCGCGAAAGTCTTGAACCTGAATTGA